GGCCAGGGTGTCACGGGCCGCGCCGGCCACCTGCGGCGCGCAGCGCATCGAGTAGGCGTCCTGGACGTAGGTGCAGTCCGGCCCGGCGTGCGAGGCCACGATCGGCGAGGCGGCCAGCAACGCCCGCATGTTGGCCGCGGCCACCGCCTGACCGGGCTGCGGCCGCAACGCCTGCAGGTCGGCGGCGAACACCCGGTCGGTGCCCAGCAGCGCCTCGATCGACATCGCCGCCGTCAGGTCGGCGGTGCGCAGCAGCAGGTCGAGGTCGGTGCAGGCCAGCAGCAGCTGCCCGAGCATCCCGTCGGTCCCGTTGATCAGCGCCAGGCCTTCCTTCTCGGCCAGCGTCACCGGTTCGATGCCGGCCGCGGCCAGCGCCTCAGCCGCCGGCTGCAACCGCCCGCCGGCGTCGCGCACCTCGCCCTCGCCCATCAGCGCCAGCGCCACGTGGGCAAGCGGCGCCAGGTCACCGGAACAGCCCAACGAGCCGAACTCGCGCAGCACCGGCGTGATCCGGGCGTTGAGCAGGCCGGCCAGGGTCTGCGCGGTCTGCACCCTGATGCCGGTGCGACCGGTGGCCAGGGTCGACAGCCGCAGCAGCATCAGCGCCCGCACCACCTCGGCCTCGATCTCCGGGCCCGAGCCCGCGGCGTGCGAGCGCACCAGCGAGCGCTGCAGTTGAGCGCGGCGATCGGGCGGGATGTGCTTGGTGGCCAGCGCCCCGAAGCCGGTGGAGATGCCGTAGTGCGGCTCGACGTCATCGGCCAGCGACTCCACGATCGAGCGGGAGGCGGCGATCGCCGACAGCGACTCGGCGCTCAACTCGATCGGGGCCCCGGCGCGGGCGACGGCTACCAGTTCTGCTTCGGAGATGGGACCCAGGCCCACCGACACCGTTGTCATGCAGACATTCTCGCCCAGCCGCGGCGCCGGGTAGGTTCGGGGCATGAAAGCGGTGCTGGCATCGGGGCCCGGCGGTCCGGAAGTCCTGTCGCTGGGGGACGCGCCCGACCCGGCGCCCGCTGCCGGTGAGGTGCTGCTGGACGTGGCCGCGACAGCGGTGAACCGGGCCGACCTGCTGCAGCGGTCCGGCAACTACCCGCCGCCGGCCGGGGCGTCACAGATCCTGGGACTGGAGTGCAGCGGCCGGATCGCCGCGCTGGGCGAGGGTGTCACCGGCTGGCAGGTCGGGGACGAGGTGTGCGCGCTGCTGTCCGGCGGCGGCTACGCCGAGCGGGTCTGCGTGCCCGCGGCGCAGCTGATGCCGGTGCCGGCCGGGCTGGACCTGATCAGCGCGGCCGCGCTGCCCGAGGTGGCCTGCACGGTCTGGTCGATGGTCTTCGACCGGGCGCCGGCAGCCGCGCTGGCTGCCGGTGAGAGCTTTCTGGTGCACGGCGGCAGCTCCGGTATCGGCACCATGGCGATCCAGCTCGCGGCTGCCCAGGACTGCCGGGTCTTCACCACGGCCGGCACTGCCGAGAAGCTGGCCGCCTGCCGCGAGCTGGGCGCCGAGCTGGCGGTCAACTACCGCGACGACGACTTCGTGGCGGCGATCCGGGAGCACACCGGTGGCGTCGGGGTCGACGTGGTGCTCGACACCGTGGGCGCCAAGTACCTGCAGCCCAACCTCGACGTGCTGGCCACCGGCGGCCGGATCGCGGTCATCGGCCTGCTGGGCGGCAGCTCCGCGACCCTGAACCTGGCCGCCCTGCTGCAGAAGCGGGCCACCCTGCACGCCGCCGGCCTGCGCGCCCGTCCTGCTGAGCAGAAGGCGGCGATCGTGGCCGGCACCCAGGCGCAGGTCTGGCCGTTGATCGAGGCCGGGCGGGTCCGTCCGGTGGTGCACCAGGTGCTCGCGCTGGCCCAGGCCGCCGACGCGCACCGGATCGTGCAGAGCAGCGGGCACATCGGCAAGCTGGTGCTGGCAACCGGGTGAGCCGGCACGCCTCTAGGATCGAAGGCCAGGGCCCAGCGATCTTCTCGATCTCCACAGACAGGATGTGCTCATGACCAGCGGCGACACAGGTTCCTACCCCAACGGCGATCAGCCCGCGGCAGCATCGGAGCCTGCCGTCGATCAGGTGGTGGTGCTGCCGCCGGGTGGTGAGGATGGCGAGGACCGCCAGCACGACCTGATGTCGCAGGTCGAGCAGCCCGCGAAGGTGATGCGGATCGGCACCATGATCAAGCAGCTGCTCGAGGAGGTGCGGGCCGCGCCGCTGGACGAGGCCGGCCGGACCCGGCTGCGCGAGATCCACCAGTCCTCGATCAAGGAGCTCGAGGAGGGCCTGGCGCCCGAGCTGCGCGAGGAGCTGGACCGGCTGACGCTGCCCTTCGACGACGACCACGTGCCCAGCGAGGCCGAGCTGCGGATCGCCCAGGCCCAGCTGGTCGGCTGGCTCGAGGGCCTGTTCCACGGCATCCAGACCGCCCTGTTCGCCCAGCAGATGGCCGCCCGCGCCCAGCTCGAGCAGATGCGCGGACGGGCCCTGCCGGGGCAGGTCGGGCCGGGCGCCCCGGTGGGCATGCCCGGGATGCAGCGTCCCGACGGCGAGCACGGCACCGGGCAGTACCTCTAGCCCGACCGACCGCCTCTAACCCGACCGACCTCTAGCCCGACCGCTCGGGCCCCAGCAGCGTCCGGATCAGCTTGGCGACGGCGTCCTCGTCGTTGGTCTCGGCCAGCACGGTGCCGGCCGCGGCCAGCGCCGACGGATGGGCGTTGGCCACCGCGTAGGACTGGCCGGCCCATTCCAGCATCGGCACGTCGTTGGGCATGTCGCCCACCGCCGCGATCTGGTGCCGGCTGACGCCGTGCGAGTCGGCCAGCGCGGCCAGTCCGAACGCCTTGGTGATGCCGGTGGCCGAGATCTCCACCAGCGGCGAGTGCCCGGACCGGGTCACCGTCACCTGATCGCCCACCAGCGACTCGACCAGGTCCATGAACTCATCCGGCGGCATGCCGCGGCCCCTGGCCAGCAGCTTCACCGCCGGCTTGTCCAGCAGCCCGGACAGCTCCACCGCGGCCGGGGTGGGTAGCCGGCGGCCGTTGCGGTCGGTCTCCGGGGTGACCCCCCAGTCATGGCGGTACTCCGGCTCGTAGGCGAAGTCCAGGCCGTACTCCAGGGCGAAGCGGACCTGCGGGATCTTGGCCCGCAGCACGCCGGTGACCTCGGCCAGCATCCCCGGCGGCAACGGGTGCTCGGCCACGATGGTCTCGGTGTGCAGGTCATAGGTCAGTGCGCCGTTGGCGCTCACCGCGATTCCCCGGTGGCCGGTCGCCTCGGCCACCTCGTGCAGCCAGCGCGGCGGCCGGCCGGTGACGAAGGCGACGATCAACCCGGCCGCCTCGGCAGCGGCCAGGGCGTCCCGGGTGGCCTGGCTGACGGTGTTGTCGGTGCGCAGCAGGGTCCCGTCCAGGTCGCTGGCCAGCAGCTTGATCACGACCGGGCCGACCCGATCTGGCAGGCGCGCGAGCCTGCCCGGAAGGCGGGGGCGGCGGGCGACGGGATCACTTCTCACAGCCTACTTGCCGTGCCGGCAGGAGCCGCCCGCGTCTGCGTCGGAGGCCACCGGCTCATCGCCGAAATCCCAAACCGGACACACGTATGTTAATTCCCGGTGAACGTTTGCCAAAGGTGGGGTGGTCGTGAATCGTCTTTCTCGTGTCCGATGTCGTCCTGTTGCTCATCGTTGTCACCGCCGCGCTCACCTTTGATTTCACCAACGGTTTCCACGACACCGCCAACGCCATGGCGACGTCCATCGCGACCGGGGCGATGAAGCCGAAGGCCGCCGTCGCGCTGTCGGCCGTCCTCAATCTCATCGGCGCGTTCCTGTCCATCAAGATCGCCGCGACCATCGCCAGCGGCATCGTCGACTCCGGCGTGATCACGCTGCCGATCGTGTTCGCCGGCCTGCTCGGCGCGATCATGTGGAACATGATCACCTGGAGCATCGGCCTGCCGTCCTCGTCCTCGCACGCGCTGATCGGCGGGGTCATCGGCGCCGCGCTGGTCGCCGGCGGGACGTCCTCGATCCACGGCCAGTCGATCATCGTCAAGGTGATCATCCCGGCGCTGCTGGCTCCGGTGCTGGCTGGCCTGGTGGCGATGCTGGCGACCCGGCTGAGCTACTGGATCGCCAAGCCGGACGAGCGGCCCCGCAGCCACCGGTACTTCCGCTATGGCCAGCTGGCCTCGGCCTCGCTGGTCTCGCTTGCCCACGGCACCAACGACGCGCAGAAGACCATGGGGGTCATCACCCTGGCGCTGATCGCCGACCAGCAGATCCGGCCGGGCGCGGACCCGCCGATGTGGGTCATCGTCAGCTGCGGTGTGGCGCTGGCCGCCGGCACCTACTTCGGCGGTTGGCGGGTGATCCGCACGATGGGTCACCGGCTGACCCGCATCGAATCGCCGCAGGGCTTCACCGCCGAGACCTCAGCCGTCGCGGTGCTGCTGACCGCAGCCCAGGGCGGGCTGCCGCTGTCGACGACCCACATCACCGCGGGAGCGGTGCTGGGCTCCGGACTCGGCCGCCGGGGCGCCGGCGTCCGCTGGCGGGTGGCGGGCTCGATGCTCGGCGCCTGGCTGCTGACGCTGCCGGCGGCCGGCCTGATCGCTGCCGGTATCTGCTTGATCGTCGTCGACGGCGGATTGTGGCCGATCGTGGGAGTCTCGGTCGTTGCGGTGGCGCTGCTGCTGGGCTTCTGGCTCTGGTCGCGGCGCAACCCGGTCGGCGCCGAGAACGTCAACGAGCCCGCCGACAGCTTCGGACGGGTCAACGCCATCGAGCGCCCGGTGCTGGAGCAGGCGGCGGGCTGAGCGCGATGAGCGGTTACCTGGATCTCGAGGTGTTGGGCAACGTTGCGCTGGTGGCGCTGGTGGCCGGGATCGGCATCACGGTG
The nucleotide sequence above comes from Jatrophihabitans sp.. Encoded proteins:
- a CDS encoding NAD(P)H-quinone oxidoreductase — its product is MKAVLASGPGGPEVLSLGDAPDPAPAAGEVLLDVAATAVNRADLLQRSGNYPPPAGASQILGLECSGRIAALGEGVTGWQVGDEVCALLSGGGYAERVCVPAAQLMPVPAGLDLISAAALPEVACTVWSMVFDRAPAAALAAGESFLVHGGSSGIGTMAIQLAAAQDCRVFTTAGTAEKLAACRELGAELAVNYRDDDFVAAIREHTGGVGVDVVLDTVGAKYLQPNLDVLATGGRIAVIGLLGGSSATLNLAALLQKRATLHAAGLRARPAEQKAAIVAGTQAQVWPLIEAGRVRPVVHQVLALAQAADAHRIVQSSGHIGKLVLATG
- the hutH gene encoding histidine ammonia-lyase encodes the protein MPRTYPAPRLGENVCMTTVSVGLGPISEAELVAVARAGAPIELSAESLSAIAASRSIVESLADDVEPHYGISTGFGALATKHIPPDRRAQLQRSLVRSHAAGSGPEIEAEVVRALMLLRLSTLATGRTGIRVQTAQTLAGLLNARITPVLREFGSLGCSGDLAPLAHVALALMGEGEVRDAGGRLQPAAEALAAAGIEPVTLAEKEGLALINGTDGMLGQLLLACTDLDLLLRTADLTAAMSIEALLGTDRVFAADLQALRPQPGQAVAAANMRALLAASPIVASHAGPDCTYVQDAYSMRCAPQVAGAARDTLAHARRVAGYELASAVDNPVVTLDGRVESNGNFHGAPVGYVLDFLAIPAADLASMSERRTDRMLDVARSRGLSAFLTDDAGVDSGHMIAQYTQAAIVSELKRLAVPASVDSIPSSAMQEDHVSMGWSAARKLRRSVDGLTQVLAIELLSAARALDLRLPLRPGPATGAVLDALRETVPGPGPDRYLAPEIEAAVEFVRSGRAVEVADKALAEPLR
- a CDS encoding inorganic phosphate transporter, producing MSDVVLLLIVVTAALTFDFTNGFHDTANAMATSIATGAMKPKAAVALSAVLNLIGAFLSIKIAATIASGIVDSGVITLPIVFAGLLGAIMWNMITWSIGLPSSSSHALIGGVIGAALVAGGTSSIHGQSIIVKVIIPALLAPVLAGLVAMLATRLSYWIAKPDERPRSHRYFRYGQLASASLVSLAHGTNDAQKTMGVITLALIADQQIRPGADPPMWVIVSCGVALAAGTYFGGWRVIRTMGHRLTRIESPQGFTAETSAVAVLLTAAQGGLPLSTTHITAGAVLGSGLGRRGAGVRWRVAGSMLGAWLLTLPAAGLIAAGICLIVVDGGLWPIVGVSVVAVALLLGFWLWSRRNPVGAENVNEPADSFGRVNAIERPVLEQAAG
- a CDS encoding bacterial proteasome activator family protein, whose amino-acid sequence is MTSGDTGSYPNGDQPAAASEPAVDQVVVLPPGGEDGEDRQHDLMSQVEQPAKVMRIGTMIKQLLEEVRAAPLDEAGRTRLREIHQSSIKELEEGLAPELREELDRLTLPFDDDHVPSEAELRIAQAQLVGWLEGLFHGIQTALFAQQMAARAQLEQMRGRALPGQVGPGAPVGMPGMQRPDGEHGTGQYL
- a CDS encoding HAD family hydrolase, with protein sequence MIKLLASDLDGTLLRTDNTVSQATRDALAAAEAAGLIVAFVTGRPPRWLHEVAEATGHRGIAVSANGALTYDLHTETIVAEHPLPPGMLAEVTGVLRAKIPQVRFALEYGLDFAYEPEYRHDWGVTPETDRNGRRLPTPAAVELSGLLDKPAVKLLARGRGMPPDEFMDLVESLVGDQVTVTRSGHSPLVEISATGITKAFGLAALADSHGVSRHQIAAVGDMPNDVPMLEWAGQSYAVANAHPSALAAAGTVLAETNDEDAVAKLIRTLLGPERSG